Genomic window (Ruminococcus flavefaciens AE3010):
CACGCTTTATCGAGATGATGAATACAAAAGCGGCGGAGCTCGGTATGTTTGATACCCATTTCACCAATGCAACAGGCTTGTACGACCCGGAACAGTACACCACAGCAAACGATATGACAAAGCTTACCATGTACGCTCTTGACGTTCCAATGTTTGAAACTATAGCGACTACCTACAGCTATACTCCTTCTATCCCGAATGGAGAACACCACGATAATCCGACTGAGTGGATATGGACTCACTCAAACGTTATGATGGACTCGGGCGGTGACTATGCATACAGCGGCGCCAAGGGAATAAAGACCGCGAACCTTGATATGGCAGGCAGAAATATCATTACCATGGCAAGCCGTGACGGAAACAAGTACCTTGCTGTGCTTATGAAGTCTCCGCTGAAATCTTCAAGCGGTGATATTGCATACTTCCATATAGTTGACGCCATCTCACTTTTTGACTGGGCATTCACACATTTCTCCTATCAGACCATTCTTGCTGATACTGCGGAGGTAGGTGAGCTTCCCGTTGAGCTTGCAGACGGCAATGACTATGTTCTTGCAAAGCCCAAGGAAGAGTTCACCCGTATCTGGTATGATGAGATAGATATATCCACAATAAGCCGTGACAAGGTGGAATGGTACAAGAGCTCATTACAGGCTCCTGTAGCAAAGGGCGAGCCTCTCGGCAAGGTAACACTTGAGTATTCGGGCGAGGAGCTGGGTACAGTTGAGATAGTAGCAGTAAGCAACGTTGAGCGCTCTGTATCAAAATATAATCTTTATGTAGCAAAGATGTTCAGGAAGTCAAGGTGGTTCAACAGAGCACTGATGATCTCGTTCCTGCTCTGCGCAATATATGTACTGATATGTATCTACGCCTATGTGGTATTCAAGAGCAAGTCAAAGCCAATGAAGCCCATATATGCAGTCCCGAAGGTAAACGATAAGGACAGACGCAGACGCAGATCACAGAACAGCGATGATAAATAACAAAAATACCGTACAGATCATACTGTACGGTATTTCTTTTATAATGTGATATATTCGCTGCTCGAATAGCCCGTTATACCGTTATAGCTGACAACGTACCAGCCGTTTGTCTCGCCGTTTATCATCACAGTTGCCCCGTCGGGCATGGTACCGATGATCTTTCCTGCAAGTGACGGGTAGCTCCGTATATTGAGGTTGCTTCCGTCGGTGGTGA
Coding sequences:
- a CDS encoding D-alanyl-D-alanine carboxypeptidase family protein, producing MKRFLSLLAAVAIVLPCICVPKAGAVNFPLLEPIQSESAVLINLDSNMVIHEKNADTKQMPGPLVNIMTAVVCLENCADLDEKVTVDESIYEYLYNYEYPDDLRFAEIEDGDVLTVTDLLYAMMLTSSVEACETIAYKIGKGDTSRFIEMMNTKAAELGMFDTHFTNATGLYDPEQYTTANDMTKLTMYALDVPMFETIATTYSYTPSIPNGEHHDNPTEWIWTHSNVMMDSGGDYAYSGAKGIKTANLDMAGRNIITMASRDGNKYLAVLMKSPLKSSSGDIAYFHIVDAISLFDWAFTHFSYQTILADTAEVGELPVELADGNDYVLAKPKEEFTRIWYDEIDISTISRDKVEWYKSSLQAPVAKGEPLGKVTLEYSGEELGTVEIVAVSNVERSVSKYNLYVAKMFRKSRWFNRALMISFLLCAIYVLICIYAYVVFKSKSKPMKPIYAVPKVNDKDRRRRRSQNSDDK